In Balearica regulorum gibbericeps isolate bBalReg1 chromosome 2, bBalReg1.pri, whole genome shotgun sequence, one DNA window encodes the following:
- the JCAD gene encoding junctional cadherin 5-associated protein isoform X1, with protein sequence MFSVEDLLISHGYKLSKNPPVSYESRYDGYQHEIAGNRSSQRTLNGFEAESRAGAYSKKPLVKTNSSSTESSHGSQGRQVGPGYHHDLQGLSTFHTSEGGVYDRPELAWSSQPKTDKDLAYWRRRGQDFSVLLGYSQKGGVEMKSLAAAPGAPRHPKDRELKVGTGAGYVRRSGLQEGCEVPGDCKWQSLGMESWNQPKKVGRQMSEGDREKLLQELYSLTLGDNVLSTHNKGKSQSLPRVLSPESMRCVEMPSLTNSNNSLSVTKTPSYPPNRLSVEPAKHHETGGHFLPLVKPKYGRPLKPPSYELQRQTRAPAETVGFQDHYHKDEPTPYLAKVNEPRQDSCIQDSGLEPPVYVPPPSYKSPPHQNMTPQPLNEVPNNNAYASSNQQGPAERVVPCQRPAANAFEAGGDPCKDNHLPHGKQSHARRPADYLRSVQYIPFDDPRIRHIKIAPLEGLQDNTENARSPSSGALQERDLEVQYNGAFLDASNLSNSTKGERTSDSSTHSNRWLAPSIRDQENCALPDQRDSCSTTNHSPRNEASTEYTKGKLSVRNSHMDSTCETVTKVKKFEPGTGMQSKKSSKKKMNETIFCLVSIPVKSESNLPDTDRNNNITQSPDKNGFDNNGALQEQSLLSMSSTDLELQALTGSMTNKNDLQKQEMWRPEEFKQMNDLRFIQPTKHRELKYSGSWPGDQYKDQQTQTSFAEEPKSSQFFHGTKPEQPNSNKLLSPKLLGCTASTIGSKQTGLPSDERSCRQSAYGMKGQMYLSQSSNSAFSRTATSVLQAPSLKAHQSQRVPAQERETSLLSKGEVVKGEAGAPCNSKELFGQFLLKPVSRRPWDAISELESFNKELQGQEESTSSEEDSESAATSPHAGPPTQRRASRNEKSNQEPKHSGKSKTVVPDVPVFKSGRVKSKSESWSVGTEHGGEPGCVGSQGSLQPGGSSEGVGPADGSLITEMRTGEAKSRTSKQPVRVGPLKRVLSSSPSSSCHSNPFNNPVLQEMSEDQNYLAFVKLSKGATPAKDAVLERGSVVRLSLTKRNQGRSEPDLRSVGLEVAPGSGANNSDPSSNANAVEIPVNESLQARAARILGIDVAVESLLPDDHLGPHPRTSPANCAQDFESSVGSAVSDKEGKKDSSYEGRRKCGWTESALFVGAGGRSLYTDECQTSQQEASAKPLVTEQVLEHHVSPSQGEDQNLVCKSAVYQHSEKRVRSTSKVIETLQGKLTSPPSRTAMDRLVRMKEVDSVSRMRRLSIKSADSGEEVDEEKLSRVQEERGSKLASSGAVSKRVISLSENGYLGGMDKKKIDRDFSLGKNLLWELQLGPASLCNRYDQFAYAHIMLLK encoded by the exons ATGTTCAGTGTCGAGGACCTCCTGATTTCTCATGGATACAAATTGTCAAAAAATCCCCCTGTTTCATATGAGAGCAGGTATGATGGATACCAGCATGAAATTGCGGGAAATAGATCTTCTCAGAGAACGCTGAATGGGTTTGAGGCAGAATCGAGAGCTGGGGCTTACAGCAAGAAACCTCTGGTGAAAACCAACTCGAGCAGCACCGAAAGCAGCCATGGGAGCCAAGGGAGGCAAGTGGGTCCTGGTTACCACCATGACCTTCAGGGTTTGTCCACTTTTCATACTTCAGAAGGGGG ggtTTATGACAGGCCCGAATTAGCATGGTCATCCCAGCCCAAGACTGATAAAGATCTTGCCTACTGGAGAAGACGAGGACAGGACTTCAGTGTGCTACTGGGCTATTCCCAGAAAGGTGGTGTGGAAATGAAaagcctggctgcagccccaggggcaCCCCGGCACCCCAAGGACAGAGAGCTGAAGGTGGGCACGGGCGCAGGGTACGTCAGAAGAAGTGGCTTGCAGGAGGGCTGCGAAGTGCCGGGCGACTGCAAATGGCAAAGTCTGGGAATGGAAAGCTGGAACCAGCCAAAAAAGGTAGGGAGGCAAATGTCCGAGGGTGACAGGGAGAAGCTGCTTCAAGAGCTGTATTCATTGACCCTGGGAGACAACGTGCTGAGCACCCACAACAAGGGGAAATCGCAGTCCCTGCCGAGGGTCCTTTCACCAGAGAGTATGAGGTGTGTGGAAATGCCCTCCCTGACCAACAGTAACAACTCGCTGAGCGTAACTAAAACCCCCTCCTATCCCCCAAACAGACTGAGTGTGGAACCAGCCAAGCACCATGAAACAGGAGGCCATTTCCTTCCCCTGGTGAAACCCAAGTATGGGAGACCTCTCAAGCCTCCGTCCTATGAACTGCAGCGGCAGACGAGGGCACCCGCGGAAACCGTGGGTTTCCAAGACCACTACCACAAAGACGAACCCACCCCCTACTTAGCCAAAGTCAATGAGCCAAGGCAAGATTCTTGCATTCAAGACTCTGGTTTGGAGCCCCCGGTCTACGTACCTCCTCCATCTTACAAATCCCCACCTCACCAAAACATGACCCCACAGCCCCTCAATGAAGTGCCTAACAACAATGCGTATGCCAGCAGCAATCAGCAGGGTCCTGCGGAGCGGGTTGTCCCCTGCCAACGACCAGCCGCAAATGCTTTTGAAGCAGGGGGTGACCCTTGCAAAGACAACCATCTTCCTCATGGGAAGCAAAGCCATGCGAGGCGCCCGGCTGACTACCTGCGGTCTGTTCAGTATATTCCCTTTGATGATCCTCGGATACGACATATTAAAATTGCACCACTGGAAGGTCTGCAGGACAACACTGAAAATGCACGTAGTCCCAGTTCTGGTGCTTTGCAAGAGAGAGATCTTGAAGTACAGTACAACGGTGCCTTCTTAGATGCATCAAACTTGTCCAATTCTACAAAGGGAGAAAGAACTTCCGACAGCTCCACCCATAGCAACAGATGGTTGGCACCGTCCATCCGAGATCAGGAAAATTGTGCCTTGCCGGACCAAAGAGATAGTTGTAGCACAACTAATCATAGCCCCCGTAATGAAGCCAGCACGGAGTACACAAAAGGCAAACTTTCTGTAAGAAATTCACATATGGACAGCACCTGTGAGACTGTTacaaaagtgaaaaagtttGAACCTGGAACTGGGATGCAGAGCAAAAagagttcaaagaaaaaaatgaatgaaactaTATTTTGTTTGGTCTCTATCCCAGTTAAATCAGAATCCAATCTGCCAGATACAGATAGGAACAACAACATAACCCAGAGCCCCGATAAGAATGGGTTTGATAACAATGGAGCTTTGCAAGAACAAAGTCTCTTAAGTATGTCTTCAACGGACTTGGAGTTACAAGCGCTTACAGGAAGCATGACCAATAAAAATGACTTACAAAAACAAGAGATGTGGAGACCAGAAGAGTTCAAACAAATGAATGACCTCAGATTTATTCAGCCTACAAAACACAGAGAGCTCAAGTACTCTGGCTCCTGGCCAGGTGATCAGTACAAAGACCAGCAGACACAGACCAGTTTCGCCGAAGAACCTAAAAGCTCACAATTTTTCCATGGTACAAAGCCTGAACAGCCCAATAGTAACAAACTGCTGTCTCCGAAGCTCCTAGGATGTACAGCATCCACGATAGGGTCAAAACAGACAGGGTTACCTTCTGATGAGagaagctgcaggcagagcgCTTATGGCATGAAGGGTCAGATGTACCTCAGCCAGTCTAGCAACAGTGCTTTTTCCAGGACTGCCACCTCGGTTCTTCAGGCCCCGTCCCTAAAAGCCCACCAGAGCCAGCGCGTGCCTGCCCAGGAGAGGGAAACCAGCCTTCTTTCCAAGGGAGAGGTAGTTAAGGGAGAAGCAGGCGCTCCCTGCAACAGTAAAGAGCTGTTTGGGCAGTTCCTGTTGAAACCCGTAAGTCGCCGTCCCTGGGATGCAATAAGTGAGCTAGAAAGTTTTAACAAGGAGCTGCAAGGGCAAGAGGAGAGCACAAGCAGTGAAGAAGATTCGGAAAGCGCTGCAACTTCTCCACACGCAGGTCCCCCTACGCAGAGGAGGGCGTCCAGAAATGAGAAGTCGAACCAGGAGCCAAAACACAGTGGGAAGTCGAAAACGGTTGTGCCAGACGTGCCTGTATTCAAGTCAGGAAGAGTTAAAAGTAAGTCTGAAAGTTGGAGCGTGGGGACGGAGCATGGTGGTGAGCCGGGCTGCGTTGGCTCTCAAGGCTCCTTGCAGCCAGGAGGGAGCAGTGAAGGAGTCGGGCCAGCAGATGGAAGTCTGATAACAGAAATGAGGACGGGGGAAGCCAAGAGCAGAACAAGCAAGCAGCCAGTTCGCGTGGGCCCTCTCAAGAGAGTTTTGTCCAGTAGCCCAAGCAGTTCGTGTCACAGTAATCCTTTCAATAACCCTGTCTTGCAGGAGATGAGCGAAGACCAAAATTACCTAGCCTTTGTTAAACTGAGCAAAGGTGCAACTCCCGCAAAGGATGCAGTATTAGAGAGAGGCTCCGTAGTACGCTTGTCACTAACAAAGAGGAACCAAGGGCGCTCTGAGCCAGATTTGAGGTCCGTGGGACTTGAGGTAGCCCCAGGATCTGGTGCTAACAATTCTGATCCCTCTTCAAATGCAAATGCAGTGGAAATCCCTGTGAATGAGTCATTGCAGGCCAGAGCTGCAAGAATTTTAGGTATAGATGTAGCAGTGGAGTCTCTCCTTCCTGATGACCACCTTGGGCCCCACCCACGCACTAGCCCTGCAAACTGTGCCCAGGACTTTGAGTCATCAGTGGGGAGCGCAGTAAGtgacaaagaaggaaaaaaagatagttCTTATGAAGGCAGACGAAAGTGTGGCTGGACAGAGAGTGCTCTCTTTGTCGGAGCAGGAGGCCGGTCTTTATACACTGATGAATGCCAGACGTCTCAACAGGAAGCCAGTGCTAAACCACTGGTAACTGAGCAAGTTCTTGAGCATCATGTAAGTCCCAGCCAAGGTGAGGACCAAAACTTGGTTTGCAAGTCAGCTGTGTATCAGCATTCAGAAAAGAGAGTAAGGAGCACCTCAAAAGTGATAGAGACGCTTCAAGGCAAGCTCACATCTCCACCAAGCCGGACTGCCATGGATCGCTTAGTGCGAATGAAAGAAGTTGACTCTGTGTCTCGGATGAGACGTCTGAGCATTAAGAGCGCAGACTCGGGAGAGGAGGTGGATGAGGAGAAGCTGTCAAGGGTacaagaggagagaggaagcaaGCTGGCAAGCTCCGGGGCTGTTTCCAAGCGTGTTATCTCTCTCAGTGAAAACGGATATTTAGGTGGAATGGACAAGAAGAAGATtgacagagatttttctttaggTAAGAACCTATTATGGGAGCTCCAACTGGGTCCTGCTTCTTTATGTAATAGGTATGATCAGTTTGCTTACGCCCACATAATGCTGCTCAAATAG
- the JCAD gene encoding junctional cadherin 5-associated protein isoform X2 has product MFSVEDLLISHGYKLSKNPPVSYESRYDGYQHEIAGNRSSQRTLNGFEAESRAGAYSKKPLVKTNSSSTESSHGSQGRQVGPGYHHDLQGLSTFHTSEGGVYDRPELAWSSQPKTDKDLAYWRRRGQDFSVLLGYSQKGGVEMKSLAAAPGAPRHPKDRELKVGTGAGYVRRSGLQEGCEVPGDCKWQSLGMESWNQPKKVGRQMSEGDREKLLQELYSLTLGDNVLSTHNKGKSQSLPRVLSPESMRCVEMPSLTNSNNSLSVTKTPSYPPNRLSVEPAKHHETGGHFLPLVKPKYGRPLKPPSYELQRQTRAPAETVGFQDHYHKDEPTPYLAKVNEPRQDSCIQDSGLEPPVYVPPPSYKSPPHQNMTPQPLNEVPNNNAYASSNQQGPAERVVPCQRPAANAFEAGGDPCKDNHLPHGKQSHARRPADYLRSVQYIPFDDPRIRHIKIAPLEGLQDNTENARSPSSGALQERDLEVQYNGAFLDASNLSNSTKGERTSDSSTHSNRWLAPSIRDQENCALPDQRDSCSTTNHSPRNEASTEYTKGKLSVRNSHMDSTCETVTKVKKFEPGTGMQSKKSSKKKMNETIFCLVSIPVKSESNLPDTDRNNNITQSPDKNGFDNNGALQEQSLLSMSSTDLELQALTGSMTNKNDLQKQEMWRPEEFKQMNDLRFIQPTKHRELKYSGSWPGDQYKDQQTQTSFAEEPKSSQFFHGTKPEQPNSNKLLSPKLLGCTASTIGSKQTGLPSDERSCRQSAYGMKGQMYLSQSSNSAFSRTATSVLQAPSLKAHQSQRVPAQERETSLLSKGEVVKGEAGAPCNSKELFGQFLLKPVSRRPWDAISELESFNKELQGQEESTSSEEDSESAATSPHAGPPTQRRASRNEKSNQEPKHSGKSKTVVPDVPVFKSGRVKSKSESWSVGTEHGGEPGCVGSQGSLQPGGSSEGVGPADGSLITEMRTGEAKSRTSKQPVRVGPLKRVLSSSPSSSCHSNPFNNPVLQEMSEDQNYLAFVKLSKGATPAKDAVLERGSVVRLSLTKRNQGRSEPDLRSVGLEVAPGSGANNSDPSSNANAVEIPVNESLQARAARILGIDVAVESLLPDDHLGPHPRTSPANCAQDFESSVGSAVSDKEGKKDSSYEGRRKCGWTESALFVGAGGRSLYTDECQTSQQEASAKPLVTEQVLEHHVSPSQGEDQNLVCKSAVYQHSEKRVRSTSKVIETLQGKLTSPPSRTAMDRLVRMKEVDSVSRMRRLSIKSADSGEEVDEEKLSRVQEERGSKLASSGAVSKRVISLSENGYLGGMDKKKIDRDFSLDTYDPTKVEKV; this is encoded by the exons ATGTTCAGTGTCGAGGACCTCCTGATTTCTCATGGATACAAATTGTCAAAAAATCCCCCTGTTTCATATGAGAGCAGGTATGATGGATACCAGCATGAAATTGCGGGAAATAGATCTTCTCAGAGAACGCTGAATGGGTTTGAGGCAGAATCGAGAGCTGGGGCTTACAGCAAGAAACCTCTGGTGAAAACCAACTCGAGCAGCACCGAAAGCAGCCATGGGAGCCAAGGGAGGCAAGTGGGTCCTGGTTACCACCATGACCTTCAGGGTTTGTCCACTTTTCATACTTCAGAAGGGGG ggtTTATGACAGGCCCGAATTAGCATGGTCATCCCAGCCCAAGACTGATAAAGATCTTGCCTACTGGAGAAGACGAGGACAGGACTTCAGTGTGCTACTGGGCTATTCCCAGAAAGGTGGTGTGGAAATGAAaagcctggctgcagccccaggggcaCCCCGGCACCCCAAGGACAGAGAGCTGAAGGTGGGCACGGGCGCAGGGTACGTCAGAAGAAGTGGCTTGCAGGAGGGCTGCGAAGTGCCGGGCGACTGCAAATGGCAAAGTCTGGGAATGGAAAGCTGGAACCAGCCAAAAAAGGTAGGGAGGCAAATGTCCGAGGGTGACAGGGAGAAGCTGCTTCAAGAGCTGTATTCATTGACCCTGGGAGACAACGTGCTGAGCACCCACAACAAGGGGAAATCGCAGTCCCTGCCGAGGGTCCTTTCACCAGAGAGTATGAGGTGTGTGGAAATGCCCTCCCTGACCAACAGTAACAACTCGCTGAGCGTAACTAAAACCCCCTCCTATCCCCCAAACAGACTGAGTGTGGAACCAGCCAAGCACCATGAAACAGGAGGCCATTTCCTTCCCCTGGTGAAACCCAAGTATGGGAGACCTCTCAAGCCTCCGTCCTATGAACTGCAGCGGCAGACGAGGGCACCCGCGGAAACCGTGGGTTTCCAAGACCACTACCACAAAGACGAACCCACCCCCTACTTAGCCAAAGTCAATGAGCCAAGGCAAGATTCTTGCATTCAAGACTCTGGTTTGGAGCCCCCGGTCTACGTACCTCCTCCATCTTACAAATCCCCACCTCACCAAAACATGACCCCACAGCCCCTCAATGAAGTGCCTAACAACAATGCGTATGCCAGCAGCAATCAGCAGGGTCCTGCGGAGCGGGTTGTCCCCTGCCAACGACCAGCCGCAAATGCTTTTGAAGCAGGGGGTGACCCTTGCAAAGACAACCATCTTCCTCATGGGAAGCAAAGCCATGCGAGGCGCCCGGCTGACTACCTGCGGTCTGTTCAGTATATTCCCTTTGATGATCCTCGGATACGACATATTAAAATTGCACCACTGGAAGGTCTGCAGGACAACACTGAAAATGCACGTAGTCCCAGTTCTGGTGCTTTGCAAGAGAGAGATCTTGAAGTACAGTACAACGGTGCCTTCTTAGATGCATCAAACTTGTCCAATTCTACAAAGGGAGAAAGAACTTCCGACAGCTCCACCCATAGCAACAGATGGTTGGCACCGTCCATCCGAGATCAGGAAAATTGTGCCTTGCCGGACCAAAGAGATAGTTGTAGCACAACTAATCATAGCCCCCGTAATGAAGCCAGCACGGAGTACACAAAAGGCAAACTTTCTGTAAGAAATTCACATATGGACAGCACCTGTGAGACTGTTacaaaagtgaaaaagtttGAACCTGGAACTGGGATGCAGAGCAAAAagagttcaaagaaaaaaatgaatgaaactaTATTTTGTTTGGTCTCTATCCCAGTTAAATCAGAATCCAATCTGCCAGATACAGATAGGAACAACAACATAACCCAGAGCCCCGATAAGAATGGGTTTGATAACAATGGAGCTTTGCAAGAACAAAGTCTCTTAAGTATGTCTTCAACGGACTTGGAGTTACAAGCGCTTACAGGAAGCATGACCAATAAAAATGACTTACAAAAACAAGAGATGTGGAGACCAGAAGAGTTCAAACAAATGAATGACCTCAGATTTATTCAGCCTACAAAACACAGAGAGCTCAAGTACTCTGGCTCCTGGCCAGGTGATCAGTACAAAGACCAGCAGACACAGACCAGTTTCGCCGAAGAACCTAAAAGCTCACAATTTTTCCATGGTACAAAGCCTGAACAGCCCAATAGTAACAAACTGCTGTCTCCGAAGCTCCTAGGATGTACAGCATCCACGATAGGGTCAAAACAGACAGGGTTACCTTCTGATGAGagaagctgcaggcagagcgCTTATGGCATGAAGGGTCAGATGTACCTCAGCCAGTCTAGCAACAGTGCTTTTTCCAGGACTGCCACCTCGGTTCTTCAGGCCCCGTCCCTAAAAGCCCACCAGAGCCAGCGCGTGCCTGCCCAGGAGAGGGAAACCAGCCTTCTTTCCAAGGGAGAGGTAGTTAAGGGAGAAGCAGGCGCTCCCTGCAACAGTAAAGAGCTGTTTGGGCAGTTCCTGTTGAAACCCGTAAGTCGCCGTCCCTGGGATGCAATAAGTGAGCTAGAAAGTTTTAACAAGGAGCTGCAAGGGCAAGAGGAGAGCACAAGCAGTGAAGAAGATTCGGAAAGCGCTGCAACTTCTCCACACGCAGGTCCCCCTACGCAGAGGAGGGCGTCCAGAAATGAGAAGTCGAACCAGGAGCCAAAACACAGTGGGAAGTCGAAAACGGTTGTGCCAGACGTGCCTGTATTCAAGTCAGGAAGAGTTAAAAGTAAGTCTGAAAGTTGGAGCGTGGGGACGGAGCATGGTGGTGAGCCGGGCTGCGTTGGCTCTCAAGGCTCCTTGCAGCCAGGAGGGAGCAGTGAAGGAGTCGGGCCAGCAGATGGAAGTCTGATAACAGAAATGAGGACGGGGGAAGCCAAGAGCAGAACAAGCAAGCAGCCAGTTCGCGTGGGCCCTCTCAAGAGAGTTTTGTCCAGTAGCCCAAGCAGTTCGTGTCACAGTAATCCTTTCAATAACCCTGTCTTGCAGGAGATGAGCGAAGACCAAAATTACCTAGCCTTTGTTAAACTGAGCAAAGGTGCAACTCCCGCAAAGGATGCAGTATTAGAGAGAGGCTCCGTAGTACGCTTGTCACTAACAAAGAGGAACCAAGGGCGCTCTGAGCCAGATTTGAGGTCCGTGGGACTTGAGGTAGCCCCAGGATCTGGTGCTAACAATTCTGATCCCTCTTCAAATGCAAATGCAGTGGAAATCCCTGTGAATGAGTCATTGCAGGCCAGAGCTGCAAGAATTTTAGGTATAGATGTAGCAGTGGAGTCTCTCCTTCCTGATGACCACCTTGGGCCCCACCCACGCACTAGCCCTGCAAACTGTGCCCAGGACTTTGAGTCATCAGTGGGGAGCGCAGTAAGtgacaaagaaggaaaaaaagatagttCTTATGAAGGCAGACGAAAGTGTGGCTGGACAGAGAGTGCTCTCTTTGTCGGAGCAGGAGGCCGGTCTTTATACACTGATGAATGCCAGACGTCTCAACAGGAAGCCAGTGCTAAACCACTGGTAACTGAGCAAGTTCTTGAGCATCATGTAAGTCCCAGCCAAGGTGAGGACCAAAACTTGGTTTGCAAGTCAGCTGTGTATCAGCATTCAGAAAAGAGAGTAAGGAGCACCTCAAAAGTGATAGAGACGCTTCAAGGCAAGCTCACATCTCCACCAAGCCGGACTGCCATGGATCGCTTAGTGCGAATGAAAGAAGTTGACTCTGTGTCTCGGATGAGACGTCTGAGCATTAAGAGCGCAGACTCGGGAGAGGAGGTGGATGAGGAGAAGCTGTCAAGGGTacaagaggagagaggaagcaaGCTGGCAAGCTCCGGGGCTGTTTCCAAGCGTGTTATCTCTCTCAGTGAAAACGGATATTTAGGTGGAATGGACAAGAAGAAGATtgacagagatttttctttag atacataTGACCCCACCAAAGTTGAAAAGGTGTGA